From Chryseobacterium sp. H1D6B, a single genomic window includes:
- a CDS encoding ecotin family protein — translation MKFSKMLITGFVMLIGVNAFAQKKTAKYEKLEIEMFPKSKEGYKQVYIQLPVAKNENDLKVEFFVGTEKMLDCNNYFLMGNVKTQDLQGWGYNYYEVESKGEVGGTLMACLDKKTTKKFVSLQPEIVRYNSKLPLVFYIPKDLEVRYRILRPDTSMKKAVQK, via the coding sequence ATGAAATTTTCAAAAATGCTAATTACAGGATTTGTAATGTTGATAGGGGTAAATGCTTTTGCACAAAAGAAAACAGCAAAGTATGAAAAACTTGAAATCGAAATGTTCCCTAAATCGAAAGAAGGATATAAGCAGGTGTACATCCAGCTTCCTGTTGCCAAAAATGAAAACGATCTAAAAGTTGAATTTTTTGTAGGGACTGAAAAGATGCTGGACTGTAATAACTATTTTTTAATGGGGAATGTAAAAACTCAGGATCTGCAGGGTTGGGGATACAATTATTATGAGGTGGAATCTAAAGGAGAAGTTGGAGGAACTTTGATGGCTTGTTTAGATAAAAAAACGACGAAGAAGTTCGTTTCTCTTCAGCCGGAAATTGTAAGATACAACAGTAAACTGCCTTTGGTTTTTTATATTCCTAAAGATCTGGAAGTGCGTTACAGAATCTTACGCCCGGACACTTCAATGAAAAAAGCAGTTCAAAAATAG
- a CDS encoding biotin/lipoyl-binding protein — translation MQKNISLLFIVLILLGSCSTKKENLNDSEGKAKKEVISFAPKVPGRILKIYVTEGQTVKKGDTLALLDIPEVSAKIAQAQGAVSAATAQEQMAKNGATADQMKQLQAKYKGLKEQYDFAQKSFKRASNMYRDSLMSPQAYDEVYAKLQGAKAQYDAVVAELDDVKRGTRYEKVEMAAGQASQAKGALQEANVAYSERYVIATNDMEIETISLNTGELATAGFALFNGYIPDSTYFRFTVPESKISKYKKGQIVTMQVVYNKENLEGTILYIKQLTRYADITTAYPDYQLEDAVYEIKVKPNDMNKAKSILVNANVLLK, via the coding sequence ATGCAAAAAAATATATCACTGCTGTTTATTGTTCTAATTTTATTAGGAAGCTGCAGTACAAAAAAAGAAAATTTAAATGATTCCGAAGGAAAGGCTAAAAAAGAAGTGATCTCCTTTGCTCCCAAAGTACCCGGAAGAATCTTAAAAATATACGTTACAGAAGGGCAGACCGTAAAAAAGGGAGATACATTGGCTTTGCTCGATATTCCTGAAGTTTCTGCAAAAATAGCACAGGCACAAGGAGCGGTAAGTGCAGCCACAGCACAGGAACAAATGGCTAAAAACGGAGCCACTGCCGATCAGATGAAACAGCTGCAGGCCAAATACAAAGGACTGAAAGAACAATATGATTTTGCTCAGAAATCCTTCAAAAGAGCTTCCAATATGTATAGAGACAGTCTTATGTCTCCTCAGGCATATGATGAAGTATATGCTAAGCTTCAGGGAGCAAAAGCTCAGTATGATGCTGTAGTTGCAGAATTGGATGACGTTAAAAGAGGCACCCGCTACGAAAAAGTAGAAATGGCGGCAGGGCAGGCTTCACAGGCAAAAGGAGCACTGCAGGAAGCTAATGTAGCCTACTCTGAAAGATATGTGATCGCTACCAACGACATGGAAATAGAAACGATAAGTCTGAATACCGGAGAACTTGCAACAGCTGGTTTTGCCTTATTCAACGGTTATATTCCAGACAGCACTTATTTTAGATTTACGGTTCCTGAAAGTAAAATCTCAAAGTATAAAAAAGGACAGATCGTTACCATGCAGGTGGTCTATAACAAAGAAAATTTAGAGGGTACTATTTTATATATCAAACAGCTGACAAGATATGCAGATATTACCACTGCCTATCCGGATTACCAGCTGGAGGATGCTGTCTATGAAATAAAAGTAAAGCCAAACGATATGAATAAAGCCAAAAGTATCCTGGTTAATGCAAATGTTCTCCTGAAATAA
- a CDS encoding fibronectin type III domain-containing protein has product MRKTFTFFIFLLCLIDVGFITNFYGQAPAVLPYNQDFSTANDLTFVNGTQVNKWVYGSAAGNTGSSIYISNNGTANSYTIGTSSVTQAYRDITIPAGSTIANFSFDWKADGETTYDYLRVWLVPASFTPTAGTQIAAGTGRIQLGANYNQQTTWLNYLNTSLNVSSFAGSTMRLVFEWRNDSSGGTQPPVAIDNISLSIPTCLVPSALSVPTVTANSASISWTPPSPVPANGYQYYINTTNTAPTAATVGTSAAGTSVNLPGLAPNTTYYWWVRSVCSTADSSMWVPGPNFTTTQVPATIPYTQNFSTGNDFGFTNGTQTNKWAYGAAAGNTANSIYISENNGTANTYNVSSASVVQAYRDIAVPAGTTTATLSFDWKADGESTYDYLRVWLVPASYTPVAGTQIAAGTGRIQLGTNYNQQAAWQNYLNTSLNVSSFAGTTMRLVFEWRNDASGGTQPPAAVDNINLLIPTCKVPTALMVGTVNATSGALSWTAPSPVPANGYAYYFNTTNVPPVAGTTPSGTVAGTSITLTPLLPNTTYYWWVRSVCSTTDSSLWIAGPNFTTTQIPATIPYIQDFSTGNDLGFTSGTQVNKWAYGAATGNTANSIYISENNGTANTYNISSTSVVQAYRDIAVPAGTTTASLSFDWKAVGESTYDYLRVWLVPASYMPVAGTQIAAGTGRVQLGANYNQQTAWQTYLNANLNLSSFAGTTMRLVFEWRNDGSGGTQPPAAVDNIKLLICSNAAPVVTVSGVTHNAATLTWPQNSGGASYLIRYRPLGTATWSTASVAAVPYPTPNNTYTLSNLLPVTSYEVEVAAVCNGTAGSYVHKEFTTRCDPTPPNVTISNVTANSALVTWGPLAASSTYTLRYRVVGSAAWIDVNTLPPSPANTYSLTGLSPYTTYEVQVANKCNGETTFNPYSNPKVFTTERTCEMPPPGLTITDLTPTSAVVVWDPFPGSTYILRYRKVGIPSWTNVPVVANTYTITGLTELTKYEMQVVNVCSGTPGNYTLPYYFITPTVTYCRMAAVSSAAEFISKVTVKPNGKPVMENSSTGSVYTDYTGIPAAFIELVQGSTGNEISIEKSWIGNNHSEGIAVWIDFDRNGTFDVNERIFASAPNTTSPVTGTFSVPADAFISMADYKYVVMRVAMQRDGIPINCIGFANGEVEDYTVRISKQAVPNAVNQDDILIYPNPVSSVLYVKNISKKANYKLYNAAGQLISSGILLNNKIDVSRLINGVYVIAIEDGDKSIQKKFIKE; this is encoded by the coding sequence ATGCGGAAAACTTTTACTTTTTTTATCTTTCTTTTATGTTTGATAGATGTGGGTTTTATTACAAACTTCTATGGGCAGGCACCTGCAGTATTACCTTATAACCAAGATTTTTCAACTGCGAATGATCTTACATTTGTTAATGGTACTCAAGTTAATAAATGGGTGTATGGTTCTGCAGCAGGAAATACCGGCAGCTCCATTTATATTTCAAATAATGGGACAGCCAATTCTTATACAATTGGTACTTCGAGCGTCACACAGGCTTATAGAGACATAACAATTCCTGCAGGATCTACCATCGCCAATTTTTCATTTGATTGGAAAGCAGACGGAGAAACTACTTATGATTATTTAAGGGTATGGCTTGTTCCCGCTTCGTTTACTCCAACTGCAGGTACTCAGATTGCTGCCGGAACAGGCAGAATTCAACTGGGAGCTAATTATAACCAGCAGACTACGTGGCTGAACTATCTTAATACGAGTTTAAATGTAAGCAGCTTTGCGGGAAGCACAATGCGTCTTGTTTTTGAATGGAGGAATGACAGCAGCGGCGGAACACAGCCGCCCGTAGCGATAGATAATATCTCTCTTTCAATTCCTACATGCCTTGTACCCTCTGCATTATCTGTACCTACGGTAACTGCAAATTCTGCTTCAATAAGCTGGACACCTCCTTCACCAGTGCCTGCAAACGGATATCAGTATTATATCAATACAACGAATACCGCCCCTACAGCAGCAACGGTAGGAACATCAGCTGCTGGAACATCAGTAAACCTGCCTGGTTTAGCACCAAATACAACATATTACTGGTGGGTACGTTCTGTCTGCAGTACTGCGGACAGCAGTATGTGGGTTCCAGGTCCAAATTTTACAACAACACAGGTGCCGGCAACGATTCCATATACTCAAAATTTCTCTACAGGTAATGATTTTGGATTTACCAACGGAACTCAAACGAATAAATGGGCATATGGTGCCGCAGCAGGGAATACAGCTAATTCTATTTATATATCAGAAAATAACGGAACAGCTAATACTTATAACGTTTCTTCCGCTAGTGTAGTTCAGGCTTACAGAGATATTGCTGTGCCGGCAGGAACTACTACTGCGACTTTATCATTTGATTGGAAAGCAGACGGAGAAAGTACTTATGATTATTTAAGAGTATGGCTGGTGCCGGCTTCTTATACACCGGTTGCGGGGACTCAGATTGCTGCCGGAACAGGCAGAATTCAGCTGGGAACTAATTATAACCAGCAGGCAGCATGGCAGAACTATCTTAATACAAGTTTGAATGTAAGCAGTTTTGCAGGAACTACCATGCGTCTTGTGTTCGAATGGAGAAATGATGCAAGCGGCGGAACACAGCCTCCTGCAGCGGTTGATAATATTAATCTGCTCATTCCTACGTGTAAAGTTCCTACAGCACTAATGGTAGGAACAGTAAATGCTACTTCTGGTGCATTAAGTTGGACAGCTCCTTCACCAGTGCCGGCTAATGGATATGCCTATTATTTTAATACCACAAATGTACCGCCTGTAGCAGGTACCACTCCGTCAGGAACTGTGGCTGGAACATCAATAACGTTAACTCCTTTATTGCCAAATACGACTTATTACTGGTGGGTGCGATCTGTGTGCAGCACTACAGACAGCAGTCTTTGGATTGCAGGCCCAAATTTTACAACAACACAGATACCGGCAACAATTCCATATATCCAGGATTTTTCTACGGGTAATGACCTTGGATTTACAAGCGGAACCCAGGTGAATAAATGGGCATATGGTGCCGCAACAGGAAATACAGCTAATTCTATTTATATATCAGAAAATAACGGAACAGCTAATACTTATAATATTTCATCCACTAGTGTTGTGCAGGCTTACAGAGATATTGCTGTGCCGGCAGGAACTACTACTGCTTCTTTATCATTTGATTGGAAAGCAGTGGGAGAAAGTACTTACGATTATTTAAGAGTATGGCTGGTGCCGGCATCTTATATGCCGGTTGCGGGAACTCAGATTGCTGCCGGAACGGGCAGAGTACAGTTAGGTGCTAATTATAACCAGCAGACTGCCTGGCAGACTTATCTTAATGCAAACTTAAACCTAAGCAGTTTTGCAGGAACCACCATGCGTCTTGTGTTCGAATGGAGAAATGACGGAAGCGGCGGAACACAGCCTCCTGCTGCGGTTGACAATATAAAATTATTAATCTGCAGTAATGCAGCACCTGTGGTAACGGTAAGTGGAGTTACTCATAATGCAGCAACGCTTACATGGCCTCAAAACAGCGGTGGAGCTTCATATCTTATCAGATACAGACCTTTGGGTACTGCAACTTGGTCTACAGCATCTGTAGCAGCGGTTCCTTATCCTACACCCAATAATACGTACACTTTATCAAATCTTTTACCTGTAACTTCATATGAAGTAGAGGTAGCCGCAGTTTGTAATGGTACAGCAGGAAGCTATGTACATAAGGAATTTACAACAAGATGCGACCCTACGCCTCCAAATGTAACGATCAGTAATGTTACAGCAAACTCTGCTTTGGTTACTTGGGGTCCGCTTGCAGCCAGTTCAACATATACATTGAGATATAGAGTAGTAGGAAGTGCTGCATGGATTGATGTAAACACACTTCCGCCTTCCCCTGCAAATACTTACAGCCTTACAGGGCTGAGTCCTTATACGACCTATGAAGTTCAGGTAGCCAATAAGTGTAACGGAGAAACGACATTTAACCCATACTCAAATCCAAAAGTATTCACTACTGAAAGGACGTGTGAAATGCCTCCTCCAGGATTAACGATTACAGATCTTACCCCTACATCAGCTGTTGTCGTATGGGATCCTTTCCCGGGGTCAACTTATATTTTAAGATATAGAAAAGTAGGAATTCCGAGCTGGACTAATGTGCCGGTTGTGGCTAATACTTATACGATTACGGGACTGACTGAATTAACCAAATATGAAATGCAGGTTGTAAATGTATGCAGCGGTACGCCGGGTAATTATACACTGCCTTATTATTTCATAACCCCTACAGTAACTTACTGTAGAATGGCTGCAGTAAGCTCTGCTGCTGAATTTATTTCAAAAGTTACAGTGAAGCCGAATGGTAAACCTGTTATGGAGAACAGCTCAACAGGGTCTGTTTATACAGATTATACAGGTATTCCCGCAGCATTTATAGAACTGGTTCAAGGCTCTACAGGCAATGAGATTTCTATTGAAAAATCTTGGATAGGAAATAACCACAGCGAAGGAATTGCAGTATGGATAGACTTTGACAGAAACGGAACTTTTGATGTTAATGAAAGAATTTTTGCTTCGGCTCCAAACACGACTTCTCCTGTTACAGGAACATTCAGTGTGCCGGCAGATGCATTTATCAGCATGGCAGATTACAAATATGTGGTAATGAGAGTTGCTATGCAGAGAGACGGAATTCCAATTAACTGTATAGGTTTTGCAAATGGAGAGGTAGAAGATTACACGGTAAGAATTTCTAAGCAGGCTGTTCCTAATGCTG
- a CDS encoding DUF1569 domain-containing protein: MENVFDAKDAQNYIDRINKLTSETPGLWGKMTVDQMLAHCCISYEMVYEPEKHKKPGSIAKFILKSFVKPKVVGEKAYTKNGPTAPQFIVTERRVFEDEKKRLIGFIQKTQQLGTSAFDGKESFSFGPLKSQEWNNMFAKHLNHHLAQFGV, translated from the coding sequence ATGGAAAACGTATTTGACGCGAAAGACGCTCAGAATTACATTGATAGAATCAATAAACTGACATCAGAAACTCCTGGATTATGGGGAAAAATGACGGTTGACCAGATGCTGGCTCACTGCTGTATTTCTTATGAAATGGTGTACGAACCTGAAAAACACAAAAAACCGGGTTCTATTGCGAAATTTATTTTAAAAAGTTTTGTAAAACCTAAAGTGGTAGGAGAGAAAGCCTATACTAAAAATGGTCCCACAGCGCCTCAATTTATCGTGACAGAAAGAAGAGTTTTTGAAGACGAAAAGAAGAGACTGATCGGTTTTATCCAAAAAACACAGCAGCTGGGTACTTCAGCTTTCGACGGAAAAGAATCTTTTTCTTTTGGTCCATTGAAATCTCAGGAGTGGAATAATATGTTTGCAAAACACCTCAACCATCACTTAGCACAATTTGGAGTTTAA
- a CDS encoding type VI secretion system amidase effector protein Tae4, which translates to MVRFDELWKNHPGTYKPCNENLFQNQCAVRMSQALYNSNVDMLSFHGIKCWEKHNDGFKHALRAQELADWLHMHPEIFGNRLKLERKKYPKMNYKSFKHKGIIFIKNGWGPTDHIDLWDGVSLKGGTADYFNYGAEIWFWALI; encoded by the coding sequence ATGGTAAGGTTTGATGAATTATGGAAAAATCATCCGGGAACATATAAGCCGTGCAATGAAAATCTATTCCAAAATCAATGTGCGGTCCGTATGAGCCAGGCATTGTATAATTCTAACGTTGATATGCTGTCGTTTCATGGTATAAAATGCTGGGAAAAACATAATGATGGTTTTAAACACGCATTAAGAGCCCAAGAATTGGCTGACTGGCTTCACATGCATCCCGAAATTTTTGGAAATAGATTAAAACTGGAAAGAAAAAAATATCCTAAAATGAATTATAAAAGTTTCAAACACAAAGGGATTATTTTTATTAAAAACGGCTGGGGACCAACAGATCATATTGATCTATGGGACGGTGTATCTTTAAAAGGAGGTACAGCCGATTATTTTAATTATGGAGCAGAAATATGGTTTTGGGCTTTAATTTAA
- a CDS encoding VOC family protein, producing MASVNVYLTFNGNCKEAFDFYKSVFGGEYPYIGTFGEMPPMEGKETPEEDKNKIMHVSLPISKETILMGSDTGGEWASQYKEGNNFSISINADSKEEAGKLFDGLSAGGHVTMPMADTFWGAYFGMFTDKFGISWMVNYDDPAKMQTHP from the coding sequence ATGGCATCAGTAAACGTTTATTTAACATTTAACGGAAATTGTAAAGAAGCATTTGACTTTTACAAGTCTGTTTTCGGAGGAGAATATCCTTACATTGGAACTTTTGGAGAAATGCCTCCTATGGAAGGTAAAGAAACTCCTGAAGAAGATAAAAATAAGATCATGCATGTTTCTCTTCCTATTTCTAAAGAAACCATATTAATGGGAAGCGATACCGGCGGTGAATGGGCTTCTCAGTACAAAGAAGGCAATAATTTTTCTATTTCTATCAATGCAGACTCTAAAGAAGAAGCGGGTAAATTATTCGATGGTCTTTCTGCAGGAGGACATGTGACAATGCCGATGGCTGATACTTTCTGGGGAGCCTATTTTGGAATGTTCACAGATAAATTCGGGATCAGCTGGATGGTGAATTATGATGATCCTGCTAAAATGCAGACACATCCATAA
- a CDS encoding VOC family protein, with translation MKLGVFSLSLSVKDLQKSKDFYEKLGFSPMAGSMEQHYLIMKNESTLIGLFQAMFDGNMLTFNPGWDENAQNLDSFDDVREIQKRLKENNIQLDKEADDTTSGSEHIFLKDPDGNMILIDQHR, from the coding sequence ATGAAACTAGGCGTATTTTCACTAAGCTTAAGTGTAAAGGATCTTCAGAAGTCTAAAGATTTTTACGAAAAGCTAGGATTCAGCCCCATGGCCGGAAGTATGGAGCAGCATTATCTTATCATGAAAAATGAAAGCACACTGATAGGCTTGTTTCAAGCGATGTTTGATGGTAATATGCTTACTTTTAATCCTGGATGGGATGAAAATGCTCAAAACCTTGACTCCTTTGATGACGTGCGTGAAATTCAAAAACGTTTAAAAGAAAATAATATCCAGCTGGATAAAGAAGCAGATGATACAACATCAGGGTCCGAACATATTTTCCTGAAAGATCCAGATGGGAATATGATCTTAATTGACCAGCATAGATAA
- a CDS encoding SRPBCC family protein translates to MKILKGIMVFLAVILLLWLGLSAAMSSDCKYEKSISINAPVEKVWQHTNTLKAMDQWSPWNDLDPGMQKEWTGTTGAAGEKMCWDSKKESAGKGCQEVKKVDAANKRIDTALQFLTPYKSEASAYVTVVPEGSGSKATWGFTSTIPFPFTVMKLFINMENMVGKDYQEGLSRLKELSEKP, encoded by the coding sequence ATGAAAATATTAAAAGGTATTATGGTATTCTTAGCAGTCATCCTTTTGCTTTGGCTCGGATTATCAGCAGCGATGTCAAGTGACTGCAAATATGAAAAATCAATTTCTATTAATGCTCCTGTGGAAAAGGTCTGGCAGCATACCAATACATTAAAAGCAATGGATCAATGGAGTCCATGGAATGATTTAGATCCCGGTATGCAGAAAGAATGGACGGGTACAACAGGGGCTGCAGGTGAAAAAATGTGCTGGGACAGTAAAAAAGAATCCGCGGGAAAAGGCTGTCAGGAAGTAAAAAAAGTAGATGCTGCGAATAAAAGGATAGACACCGCACTCCAGTTTCTAACACCGTATAAAAGTGAAGCTTCAGCGTATGTAACAGTAGTGCCGGAAGGAAGCGGAAGTAAAGCTACTTGGGGTTTTACCTCAACAATTCCTTTTCCATTTACTGTTATGAAACTATTCATCAATATGGAAAACATGGTAGGAAAAGATTATCAGGAAGGACTTTCGAGATTGAAAGAGCTGTCTGAAAAACCTTAA
- a CDS encoding TolC family protein, protein MRNNLLIFTLGFFIFPVLGWAQSAPDFKELLDSAMIRDSDLKMQTTQNKLTDLDEHKLKDIFLPTLEVSGQAGYLNATARLTSPEINLEPFIHIPQGSFNNNLNISGFSGIAKADAKMLLYSGGKVKYLKKAIQEKKMSEDILLEKTRDEVIANISKAYDQLALIHQSKKVLDESKKRLEINRKTADKALGYGLITPYDHKKIELAQAALNAKIVEYEGKKELLLTQLYIFTGIQRERLRMIEPVLRPVELLSPEKGIEQRAEIRALEHGITAADYKIKAEKTWKIPKVQLMASAYYIGLYGARVKTSENIIPAAPLIGYEGTKLDWRPTNINILPLITAGVGFKWDIFDGREGKHAEETARIGKEVLQNQKEDALKKLTLNLANNQTNYDIANAQIELKSKEKELAKNALVQAEKEFRYGMSKSSQLIEAESDLEAVELEYQNAVFNQRRAGIELMRSTQELDVAKLY, encoded by the coding sequence ATGAGAAACAATTTATTGATTTTTACCCTTGGTTTTTTTATATTCCCAGTTCTTGGCTGGGCTCAGTCTGCACCTGATTTTAAAGAATTATTAGACAGTGCGATGATCCGGGATTCGGATCTCAAAATGCAGACCACTCAGAATAAACTTACCGATCTTGATGAGCATAAACTAAAAGATATTTTTCTCCCGACTTTGGAAGTCAGCGGGCAGGCAGGTTATCTTAATGCTACAGCACGTCTTACTTCGCCAGAGATTAATCTGGAGCCTTTTATTCATATTCCGCAGGGAAGTTTTAATAATAATCTTAATATTTCAGGATTCTCCGGAATTGCAAAAGCAGACGCTAAAATGTTATTGTATTCAGGAGGAAAGGTGAAGTATCTTAAAAAAGCGATTCAGGAAAAAAAGATGTCTGAGGATATTCTGCTTGAAAAAACTAGAGATGAAGTGATTGCTAATATTTCAAAAGCTTATGACCAGCTTGCTCTGATTCATCAGTCCAAAAAAGTTTTAGATGAAAGTAAAAAAAGACTTGAGATCAATCGGAAAACAGCAGACAAGGCTTTAGGTTACGGCCTGATCACTCCTTATGACCATAAGAAAATCGAACTTGCTCAGGCAGCATTAAATGCAAAAATAGTAGAATATGAAGGGAAGAAAGAACTTCTTCTCACCCAGCTTTATATATTCACCGGAATTCAAAGAGAAAGACTTAGAATGATTGAGCCCGTCTTGAGACCCGTAGAACTTTTGTCACCTGAAAAGGGGATTGAACAGAGAGCGGAGATCCGTGCTTTAGAACATGGAATTACCGCCGCAGATTATAAAATAAAAGCTGAAAAAACATGGAAAATCCCTAAAGTACAGCTGATGGCATCCGCCTATTATATCGGGCTTTACGGAGCAAGAGTGAAAACCTCTGAAAATATAATTCCTGCGGCTCCGCTTATCGGTTATGAAGGAACTAAATTAGACTGGAGACCCACTAATATTAACATTCTCCCACTCATTACAGCTGGAGTAGGCTTCAAATGGGATATTTTTGATGGAAGAGAAGGGAAACATGCTGAAGAGACCGCAAGGATAGGCAAGGAAGTTCTTCAAAACCAAAAAGAAGATGCTTTGAAAAAACTAACGCTGAATCTGGCCAACAATCAAACCAATTACGATATCGCCAATGCACAGATCGAGCTGAAGAGCAAAGAAAAAGAACTGGCTAAAAATGCTCTGGTGCAGGCCGAAAAAGAATTCAGATACGGAATGAGCAAATCTTCACAGCTGATAGAAGCAGAAAGTGATCTCGAAGCGGTAGAACTTGAATATCAAAATGCAGTTTTTAACCAAAGAAGAGCCGGAATCGAATTAATGAGATCGACTCAGGAACTGGATGTTGCTAAACTTTATTAA
- a CDS encoding ABC transporter permease codes for MKEFFRLLKREFKMFIGNSTLRTVFFLAPLFYATLLGFVYKSGKVENTPVIVIDRDNTPLSNQLTEMLEDNKGVRVIRYVQEPASIKDEVIRNEAAAVVIIPSKFEGAMLQKKYPEVNVYINTGNVLTANFATKALQLTIGTFSAGASIKALQKAGMPATRAATQFEPFKTNYITLFNTTSNYLIFMWPAMLAVVLQQVILLAMAVSFAAEFKGGSFIKEYYGMRKWAFPTMLIKVIPIWIFSILIVGMYYFMHMIFKVPMPQGILNFIILTAVFVGSASFLGVLVSILIPDALKATQILMVIASPAFIISGFTWPLNAMPAFVQFIANIIPLTPFLQAFKILLIQKGSVELTFPYLKHLGILLMVYAFLGWIALKIKMWLVFRYVKPDDKPEDAPLEEI; via the coding sequence ATGAAAGAATTTTTCCGTCTTTTGAAACGAGAATTTAAAATGTTCATAGGGAATTCTACCCTGAGAACCGTATTCTTTTTGGCACCGTTGTTCTATGCAACGCTGTTGGGGTTCGTTTATAAAAGCGGAAAAGTGGAAAATACTCCTGTGATTGTAATAGACAGAGACAATACTCCTTTATCCAATCAGCTTACTGAGATGCTTGAAGACAATAAAGGGGTCAGGGTGATCAGATATGTTCAGGAGCCGGCAAGCATTAAAGATGAGGTCATTAGAAATGAAGCGGCCGCCGTGGTGATTATTCCGTCAAAATTTGAAGGAGCAATGCTTCAGAAAAAATACCCGGAAGTGAATGTGTACATTAATACAGGAAATGTGCTGACAGCGAATTTTGCCACAAAAGCACTCCAGCTTACCATCGGAACATTTTCTGCAGGAGCTTCCATAAAAGCCCTTCAAAAAGCGGGAATGCCTGCCACCCGTGCAGCTACCCAATTTGAACCTTTTAAAACCAATTATATTACCCTTTTTAATACCACCAGCAACTATCTTATCTTTATGTGGCCTGCCATGCTTGCAGTAGTTTTGCAGCAGGTGATTTTATTAGCAATGGCGGTGAGTTTTGCCGCTGAATTTAAAGGCGGGTCTTTCATTAAGGAATATTACGGAATGAGGAAATGGGCATTCCCAACAATGCTGATCAAAGTAATTCCGATCTGGATTTTCTCAATTCTTATTGTTGGAATGTATTATTTCATGCACATGATCTTTAAAGTCCCCATGCCGCAGGGAATATTGAATTTTATTATTCTTACGGCTGTTTTTGTTGGTTCAGCTTCTTTTCTGGGTGTTCTTGTCAGCATCCTGATTCCCGATGCTTTAAAAGCTACACAGATCCTTATGGTTATTGCTTCTCCGGCGTTTATTATCAGCGGATTTACTTGGCCTTTAAATGCGATGCCCGCTTTTGTACAGTTTATTGCGAATATTATTCCTTTAACCCCTTTTTTACAGGCTTTTAAAATTCTGCTAATACAAAAAGGTTCAGTAGAACTTACATTTCCTTATCTGAAACATTTGGGAATTCTTCTTATGGTGTATGCATTTTTAGGCTGGATTGCTCTTAAAATAAAAATGTGGTTGGTCTTTAGATATGTGAAACCGGATGATAAGCCGGAAGATGCTCCTTTAGAAGAAATATAA